One window of the Gambusia affinis linkage group LG01, SWU_Gaff_1.0, whole genome shotgun sequence genome contains the following:
- the naca gene encoding nascent polypeptide-associated complex subunit alpha isoform X3, whose translation MPGEATETVPVTEQEMQQPQAETAPPPAPASTQQPQVASGPAKAKGKDAKSGQGSSAPKAVPGRRKRSSMSASSSSPTSPKSTPSSIPRSPVVSPLASPLASPLASSASSSPANRSAPKVVKAGKQGKAKKGEAFEPAPVQVDHKVPDVKETSEEPNLKKSMTTEAIAFPVETKSQPPPAFKVTPKPAVAAPISFSDTIASSPPKSGDKVASAKPVLLMVDDELPPLIPPEKLGKMQVSAPPVAKESAKPAMSPSEPRPKGATSAPPEVSKAKMGTEPKPLLVEAPKATAPVKTVTQEVIKSAGNTGQDKPAAAVKPADETKLISNTGPKHIEDIRASPPKVSKPNAGVKSTPPEVTKQAPEKGAVVVNKAQSVDLKATAAEVPKQATPIFAEAPKADSETPQLVKPTEAPKKAKATSTEAPRPALEVAKQAATETSKQAKQAAPEALMQPPAEAPKQAKQVAAEAPKQVSPEAPKHAKQVPKQAKRESPEATKQDRQEAPKQAKQAVPEAPKMVAPEAPKQAKQASPEAPKQAKQASPEAPKQAKQASPEAPKQAKQASPEAPKQAKQASPEAPKQAKQASPEAPKQVKQAAPEAPKLVAPEAPKQAKQVSLEAPKQSKQAAPEAPKQAAPEAPKQAAPEAPKQAKQAAPEAAKQASPKAPKQAKQASPEAPKQAKQASPEAPKQAKQASPEAPKQSKQASPEAPKQSKQASPEAPKQAKQASPEAPKQVKQAAPEAPKLVAPEAPKQAKQVSLEAPKQSKQAAPEAPKQAAPEAPKQAAPEAPKQAKQAAPEAAKQASPKAPKQAKQASPEAPKQAKQASPEAPKQSKQASPEAPKQSKQASPEAPKQAKQASPEAPKQSKQAAPEAPKQAKQASPEAPKQSKQAAPEAPKQAKQAAPEAPKQAKQAAPEAPKQAKQAAPEAPKQAKPTTPEAPKQAAPEAPKQAKQAAPEAPKQAKQAAADAPKTPEASPLAKATAPDSAGQTKQAKPAEALKEAKPTAAEAPKPATESPKPAKPKVDEAPKQTKQTAEVPSKPAPVEPIVPPPAPRKLTFAEAVAKPAPVKPEAEKISTAPSNHVISSKPAETQAKMESVIKDDNGSGTESDSDDSVPELEEQDSAQTQTQQAQLAAAAEIDEEPVSKAKQSRSEKKARKAMSKLGLRQVTGVTRVTIRKSKNILFVITKPDVYKSPASDTYIVFGEAKIEDLSQQAQLAAAEKFKVQGEATAKIQDNTQTPTVQEESEEEEVDETGVEVKDIELVMSQANVSRAKAVRALKNNNNDIVNAIMELTM comes from the exons ATGCCTGGCGAAGCAACAGAAACGGTCCCAGTCACCGAGCAGGAGATGCAGCAGCCTCAAGCGGAGACTG CTCCGCCTCCTGCCCCAGCTTCCACCCAGCAACCTCAGGTAGCTTCTGGCCCTGCAAAGGCCAAAGGCAAAGATGCCAAGAGTGGGCAGGGTTCTTCTGCCCCAAAGGCTGTACCTGGCAGAAGAAAACGTTCCTCTATGTCtgcctcttcttcctcacccaCTTCACCCAAATCTACTCCCTCCTCTATTCCCCGGTCACCCGTGGTGTCACCTTTGGCATCACCTTTAGCATCACCTTTGGCTTCTTCGGCCAGTAGCTCCCCTGCCAATCGTTCTGCCCCAAAAGTGGTTAAGGCTGGCAAACAAGGAAAGGCTAAGAAAGGGGAGGCATTTGAGCCTGCTCCTGTCCAGGTAGATCACAAAGTCCCAGACGTAAAGGAAACGTCAGAGGAACCTAACTTGAAGAAATCTATGACTACTGAAGCTATAGCTTTCCCAGTTGAGACGAAATCTCAGCCACCCCCTGCATTTAAAGTCACCCCAAAGCCTGCTGTTGCAGCACCAATTTCATTCTCGGATACTATTGCTTCTAGCCCCCCAAAATCTGGTGATAAGGTTGCTTCTGCAAAACCCGTATTGCTTATGGTTGATGATGAGCTTCCTCCACTTATCCCACCTGAGAAGCTTGGTAAAATGCAGGTCTCGGCACCGCCTGTTGCCAAAGAGAGCGCAAAGCCTGCTATGTCTCCTTCTGAACCTAGACCTAAAGGGGCTACTTCTGCTCCTCCAGAGGTCAGTAAAGCCAAGATGGGTACTGAACCCAAACCATTGCTTGTTGAAGCTCCTAAGGCAACAGCCCCAGTGAAAACTGTAACTCAGGAGGTCATTAAGTCTGCTGGCAACACTGGCCAAGacaaacctgctgctgctgtgaagcCAGCAGATGAAACCAAATTGATCTCTAACACAGGTCCTAAACATATTGAGGACATTAGGGCCTCACCTCCTAAAGTCTCCAAGCCAAATGCTGGTGTAAAGTCAACCCCTCCTGAGGTTACCAAACAAGCACCCGAAAAGGGTGCTGTGGTAGTTAATAAGGCTCAGTCGGTTGACTTAAAGGCAACAGCTGCTGAGGTCCCCAAACAAGCCACACCAATATTTGCTGAGGCACCTAAAGCAGATTCTGAGACTCCTCAACTGGTCAAACCAACCGAGGCACCCAAGAAGGCCAAAGCCACCTCCACCGAGGCACCTAGACCAGCCCTGGAAGTGGCCAAGCAGGCAGCAACCGAGACATCCAAACAGGCTAAGCAGGCAGCCCCCGAGGCACTCATGCAACCGCCTGCTGAGGCACCCAAACAAGCCAAACAGGTGGCTGCTGAGGCCCCTAAGCAGGTGTCCCCCGAGGCACCCAAACATGCTAAGCAGGTGCCCAAACAGGCTAAGCGGGAGAGCCCTGAGGCTACCAAACAAGATAGACAGGAGGCACCCAAACAGGCTAAGCAGGCGGTCCCTGAGGCGCCCAAAATGGTGGCCCCCGAGGCACCCAAACAGGCCAAGCAGGCGTCCCCTGAGGCACCCAAACAGGCCAAGCAGGCGTCCCCTGAGGCGCCCAAACAGGCTAAGCAGGCGTCCCCCGAGGCGCCCAAACAGGCTAAGCAGGCGTCCCCCGAG GCGCCCAAACAGGCTAAGCAGGCGTCCCCCGAGGCGCCCAAACAGGCTAAGCAGGCGTCCCCCGAGGCGCCCAAACAGGTTAAGCAGGCGGCCCCTGAGGCGCCCAAACTGGTGGCCCCCGAGGCGCCCAAACAGGCCAAGCAGGTGTCCCTCGAGGCGCCCAAACAGTCTAAGCAGGCGGCCCCCGAGGCGCCTAAACAGGCGGCCCCCGAGGCGCCTAAGCAGGCGGCCCCCGAGGCGCCCAAACAGGCCAAGCAGGCGGCCCCCGAGGCGGCTAAGCAGGCGTCCCCCAAGGCGCCCAAACAGGCCAAGCAGGCGTCCCCCGAGGCGCCCAAACAGGCCAAGCAGGCGTCCCCCGAGGCGCCCAAACAGGCCAAGCAGGCGTCCCCCGAGGCGCCCAAACAGTCTAAGCAGGCGTCCCCCGAGGCGCCCAAACAGTCTAAGCAGGCGTCCCCCGAGGCGCCCAAACAGGCTAAGCAGGCGTCCCCCGAGGCGCCCAAACAGGTTAAGCAGGCGGCCCCTGAGGCGCCCAAACTGGTGGCCCCCGAGGCGCCCAAACAGGCCAAGCAGGTGTCCCTCGAGGCGCCCAAACAGTCTAAGCAGGCGGCCCCCGAGGCGCCTAAACAGGCGGCCCCCGAGGCGCCTAAGCAGGCGGCCCCCGAGGCGCCCAAACAGGCCAAGCAGGCGGCCCCCGAGGCGGCTAAGCAGGCGTCCCCCAAG GCGCCCAAACAGGCCAAGCAGGCGTCCCCCGAGGCGCCCAAACAGGCCAAGCAGGCGTCCCCCGAGGCGCCCAAACAGTCTAAGCAGGCGTCCCCCGAGGCGCCCAAACAGTCTAAGCAGGCGTCCCCCGAGGCGCCCAAACAGGCTAAGCAGGCGTCCCCCGAGGCGCCCAAACAGTCTAAGCAGGCGGCCCCCGAGGCGCCCAAACAGGCTAAGCAGGCGTCCCCCGAGGCGCCCAAACAGTCTAAGCAGGCGGCCCCCGAGGCGCCCAAACAGGCTAAGCAGGCGGCCCCCGAGGCGCCCAAACAGGCTAAGCAGGCGGCCCCCGAGGCGCCCAAACAGGCTAAGCAGGCGGCCCCCGAGGCGCCCAAACAGGCTAAGCCAACAACCCCCGAGGCGCCTAAGCAGGCGGCCCCCGAGGCGCCCAAACAGGCTAAGCAGGCGGCCCCTGAGGCGCCCAAACAGGCTAAGCAGGCGGCTGCAGATGCCCCTAAAACACCTGAGGCTTCTCCATTGGCCAAAGCAACAGCTCCTGACAGTGCAGGCCAAACAAAGCAGGCCAAACCAGCCGAAGCGCTCAAAGAAGCCAAACCAACTGCTGCTGAAGCACCTAAACCCGCTACTGAGAGTCCTAAACCAGCAAAACCGAAGGTTGATGAGGCACCTAAACAAACCAAGCAAACTGCTGAGGTTCCCTCAAAACCTGCTCCAGTTGAGCCTATTGTTCCGCCCCCAGCCCCACGTAAACTTACTTTTGCCGAGGCAGTTGCAAAACCTGCACCTGTCAAGCCTGAAGCTGAGAAAATCAGCACTGCTCCCTCTAATCATGTCATATCGTCTAAACCTGCTGAAACCCAAGCCAAGATGGAGTCTGTGATCAAGGACGACAATG GATCTGGCACAGAGTCAGACAGTGATGACTCAGTTCCTGAGCTGGAAGAACAGGACTctgcacagacacaaacacaacaagctCAG cttgcagcagctgctgaaataGACGAAGAGCCTGTAAGCAAAGCCAAACAGAGCCGCAGTGAAAAGAAGGCACGAAAG GCAATGTCAAAGCTTGGACTCAGGCAGGTAACAGGGGTCACCAGGGTCACCATTCGCAAATCAAAGAACATCTTGTTCGTCATCACCAAACCAGACGTCTACAAGAGCCCTGCATCAGATACATACATCGTCTTCGGTGAAGCTAAG
- the naca gene encoding nascent polypeptide-associated complex subunit alpha isoform X6 translates to MPGEATETVPVTEQEMQQPQAETAPPPAPASTQQPQVASGPAKAKGKDAKSGQGSSAPKAVPGRRKRSSMSASSSSPTSPKSTPSSIPRSPVVSPLASPLASPLASSASSSPANRSAPKVVKAGKQGKAKKGEAFEPAPVQVDHKVPDVKETSEEPNLKKSMTTEAIAFPVETKSQPPPAFKVTPKPAVAAPISFSDTIASSPPKSGDKVASAKPVLLMVDDELPPLIPPEKLGKMQVSAPPVAKESAKPAMSPSEPRPKGATSAPPEVSKAKMGTEPKPLLVEAPKATAPVKTVTQEVIKSAGNTGQDKPAAAVKPADETKLISNTGPKHIEDIRASPPKVSKPNAGVKSTPPEVTKQAPEKGAVVVNKAQSVDLKATAAEVPKQATPIFAEAPKADSETPQLVKPTEAPKKAKATSTEAPRPALEVAKQAATETSKQAKQAAPEALMQPPAEAPKQAKQVAAEAPKQVSPEAPKHAKQVPKQAKRESPEATKQDRQEAPKQAKQAVPEAPKMVAPEAPKQAKQASPEAPKQAKQASPEAPKQAKQASPEAPKQAKQASPEAPKQAKQASPEAPKQAKQASPEAPKQVKQAAPEAPKLVAPEAPKQAKQVSLEAPKQSKQAAPEAPKQAAPEAPKQAAPEAPKQAKQAAPEAAKQASPKAPKQAKQASPEAPKQAKQASPEAPKQAKQASPEAPKQSKQASPEAPKQSKQASPEAPKQAKQASPEAPKQVKQAAPEAPKLVAPEAPKQAKQVSLEAPKQSKQAAPEAPKQAAPEAPKQAAPEAPKQAKQAAPEAPKQAKQASPEAPKQAKQASPEAPKQSKQASPEAPKQSKQASPEAPKQAKQASPEAPKQSKQAAPEAPKQAKQASPEAPKQSKQAAPEAPKQAKQAAPEAPKQAKQAAPEAPKQAKQAAPEAPKQAKPTTPEAPKQAAPEAPKQAKQAAPEAPKQAKQAAADAPKTPEASPLAKATAPDSAGQTKQAKPAEALKEAKPTAAEAPKPATESPKPAKPKVDEAPKQTKQTAEVPSKPAPVEPIVPPPAPRKLTFAEAVAKPAPVKPEAEKISTAPSNHVISSKPAETQAKMESVIKDDNGSGTESDSDDSVPELEEQDSAQTQTQQAQLAAAAEIDEEPVSKAKQSRSEKKARKAMSKLGLRQVTGVTRVTIRKSKNILFVITKPDVYKSPASDTYIVFGEAKIEDLSQQAQLAAAEKFKVQGEATAKIQDNTQTPTVQEESEEEEVDETGVEVKDIELVMSQANVSRAKAVRALKNNNNDIVNAIMELTM, encoded by the exons ATGCCTGGCGAAGCAACAGAAACGGTCCCAGTCACCGAGCAGGAGATGCAGCAGCCTCAAGCGGAGACTG CTCCGCCTCCTGCCCCAGCTTCCACCCAGCAACCTCAGGTAGCTTCTGGCCCTGCAAAGGCCAAAGGCAAAGATGCCAAGAGTGGGCAGGGTTCTTCTGCCCCAAAGGCTGTACCTGGCAGAAGAAAACGTTCCTCTATGTCtgcctcttcttcctcacccaCTTCACCCAAATCTACTCCCTCCTCTATTCCCCGGTCACCCGTGGTGTCACCTTTGGCATCACCTTTAGCATCACCTTTGGCTTCTTCGGCCAGTAGCTCCCCTGCCAATCGTTCTGCCCCAAAAGTGGTTAAGGCTGGCAAACAAGGAAAGGCTAAGAAAGGGGAGGCATTTGAGCCTGCTCCTGTCCAGGTAGATCACAAAGTCCCAGACGTAAAGGAAACGTCAGAGGAACCTAACTTGAAGAAATCTATGACTACTGAAGCTATAGCTTTCCCAGTTGAGACGAAATCTCAGCCACCCCCTGCATTTAAAGTCACCCCAAAGCCTGCTGTTGCAGCACCAATTTCATTCTCGGATACTATTGCTTCTAGCCCCCCAAAATCTGGTGATAAGGTTGCTTCTGCAAAACCCGTATTGCTTATGGTTGATGATGAGCTTCCTCCACTTATCCCACCTGAGAAGCTTGGTAAAATGCAGGTCTCGGCACCGCCTGTTGCCAAAGAGAGCGCAAAGCCTGCTATGTCTCCTTCTGAACCTAGACCTAAAGGGGCTACTTCTGCTCCTCCAGAGGTCAGTAAAGCCAAGATGGGTACTGAACCCAAACCATTGCTTGTTGAAGCTCCTAAGGCAACAGCCCCAGTGAAAACTGTAACTCAGGAGGTCATTAAGTCTGCTGGCAACACTGGCCAAGacaaacctgctgctgctgtgaagcCAGCAGATGAAACCAAATTGATCTCTAACACAGGTCCTAAACATATTGAGGACATTAGGGCCTCACCTCCTAAAGTCTCCAAGCCAAATGCTGGTGTAAAGTCAACCCCTCCTGAGGTTACCAAACAAGCACCCGAAAAGGGTGCTGTGGTAGTTAATAAGGCTCAGTCGGTTGACTTAAAGGCAACAGCTGCTGAGGTCCCCAAACAAGCCACACCAATATTTGCTGAGGCACCTAAAGCAGATTCTGAGACTCCTCAACTGGTCAAACCAACCGAGGCACCCAAGAAGGCCAAAGCCACCTCCACCGAGGCACCTAGACCAGCCCTGGAAGTGGCCAAGCAGGCAGCAACCGAGACATCCAAACAGGCTAAGCAGGCAGCCCCCGAGGCACTCATGCAACCGCCTGCTGAGGCACCCAAACAAGCCAAACAGGTGGCTGCTGAGGCCCCTAAGCAGGTGTCCCCCGAGGCACCCAAACATGCTAAGCAGGTGCCCAAACAGGCTAAGCGGGAGAGCCCTGAGGCTACCAAACAAGATAGACAGGAGGCACCCAAACAGGCTAAGCAGGCGGTCCCTGAGGCGCCCAAAATGGTGGCCCCCGAGGCACCCAAACAGGCCAAGCAGGCGTCCCCTGAGGCACCCAAACAGGCCAAGCAGGCGTCCCCTGAGGCGCCCAAACAGGCTAAGCAGGCGTCCCCCGAGGCGCCCAAACAGGCTAAGCAGGCGTCCCCCGAG GCGCCCAAACAGGCTAAGCAGGCGTCCCCCGAGGCGCCCAAACAGGCTAAGCAGGCGTCCCCCGAGGCGCCCAAACAGGTTAAGCAGGCGGCCCCTGAGGCGCCCAAACTGGTGGCCCCCGAGGCGCCCAAACAGGCCAAGCAGGTGTCCCTCGAGGCGCCCAAACAGTCTAAGCAGGCGGCCCCCGAGGCGCCTAAACAGGCGGCCCCCGAGGCGCCTAAGCAGGCGGCCCCCGAGGCGCCCAAACAGGCCAAGCAGGCGGCCCCCGAGGCGGCTAAGCAGGCGTCCCCCAAGGCGCCCAAACAGGCCAAGCAGGCGTCCCCCGAGGCGCCCAAACAGGCCAAGCAGGCGTCCCCCGAGGCGCCCAAACAGGCCAAGCAGGCGTCCCCCGAGGCGCCCAAACAGTCTAAGCAGGCGTCCCCCGAGGCGCCCAAACAGTCTAAGCAGGCGTCCCCCGAGGCGCCCAAACAGGCTAAGCAGGCGTCCCCCGAGGCGCCCAAACAGGTTAAGCAGGCGGCCCCTGAGGCGCCCAAACTGGTGGCCCCCGAGGCGCCCAAACAGGCCAAGCAGGTGTCCCTCGAGGCGCCCAAACAGTCTAAGCAGGCGGCCCCCGAGGCGCCTAAACAGGCGGCCCCCGAGGCGCCTAAGCAGGCGGCCCCCGAGGCGCCCAAACAGGCCAAGCAGGCGGCCCCCGAG GCGCCCAAACAGGCCAAGCAGGCGTCCCCCGAGGCGCCCAAACAGGCCAAGCAGGCGTCCCCCGAGGCGCCCAAACAGTCTAAGCAGGCGTCCCCCGAGGCGCCCAAACAGTCTAAGCAGGCGTCCCCCGAGGCGCCCAAACAGGCTAAGCAGGCGTCCCCCGAGGCGCCCAAACAGTCTAAGCAGGCGGCCCCCGAGGCGCCCAAACAGGCTAAGCAGGCGTCCCCCGAGGCGCCCAAACAGTCTAAGCAGGCGGCCCCCGAGGCGCCCAAACAGGCTAAGCAGGCGGCCCCCGAGGCGCCCAAACAGGCTAAGCAGGCGGCCCCCGAGGCGCCCAAACAGGCTAAGCAGGCGGCCCCCGAGGCGCCCAAACAGGCTAAGCCAACAACCCCCGAGGCGCCTAAGCAGGCGGCCCCCGAGGCGCCCAAACAGGCTAAGCAGGCGGCCCCTGAGGCGCCCAAACAGGCTAAGCAGGCGGCTGCAGATGCCCCTAAAACACCTGAGGCTTCTCCATTGGCCAAAGCAACAGCTCCTGACAGTGCAGGCCAAACAAAGCAGGCCAAACCAGCCGAAGCGCTCAAAGAAGCCAAACCAACTGCTGCTGAAGCACCTAAACCCGCTACTGAGAGTCCTAAACCAGCAAAACCGAAGGTTGATGAGGCACCTAAACAAACCAAGCAAACTGCTGAGGTTCCCTCAAAACCTGCTCCAGTTGAGCCTATTGTTCCGCCCCCAGCCCCACGTAAACTTACTTTTGCCGAGGCAGTTGCAAAACCTGCACCTGTCAAGCCTGAAGCTGAGAAAATCAGCACTGCTCCCTCTAATCATGTCATATCGTCTAAACCTGCTGAAACCCAAGCCAAGATGGAGTCTGTGATCAAGGACGACAATG GATCTGGCACAGAGTCAGACAGTGATGACTCAGTTCCTGAGCTGGAAGAACAGGACTctgcacagacacaaacacaacaagctCAG cttgcagcagctgctgaaataGACGAAGAGCCTGTAAGCAAAGCCAAACAGAGCCGCAGTGAAAAGAAGGCACGAAAG GCAATGTCAAAGCTTGGACTCAGGCAGGTAACAGGGGTCACCAGGGTCACCATTCGCAAATCAAAGAACATCTTGTTCGTCATCACCAAACCAGACGTCTACAAGAGCCCTGCATCAGATACATACATCGTCTTCGGTGAAGCTAAG
- the naca gene encoding nascent polypeptide-associated complex subunit alpha isoform X5, whose protein sequence is MPGEATETVPVTEQEMQQPQAETAPPPAPASTQQPQVASGPAKAKGKDAKSGQGSSAPKAVPGRRKRSSMSASSSSPTSPKSTPSSIPRSPVVSPLASPLASPLASSASSSPANRSAPKVVKAGKQGKAKKGEAFEPAPVQVDHKVPDVKETSEEPNLKKSMTTEAIAFPVETKSQPPPAFKVTPKPAVAAPISFSDTIASSPPKSGDKVASAKPVLLMVDDELPPLIPPEKLGKMQVSAPPVAKESAKPAMSPSEPRPKGATSAPPEVSKAKMGTEPKPLLVEAPKATAPVKTVTQEVIKSAGNTGQDKPAAAVKPADETKLISNTGPKHIEDIRASPPKVSKPNAGVKSTPPEVTKQAPEKGAVVVNKAQSVDLKATAAEVPKQATPIFAEAPKADSETPQLVKPTEAPKKAKATSTEAPRPALEVAKQAATETSKQAKQAAPEALMQPPAEAPKQAKQVAAEAPKQVSPEAPKHAKQVPKQAKRESPEATKQDRQEAPKQAKQAVPEAPKMVAPEAPKQAKQASPEAPKQAKQASPEAPKQAKQASPEAPKQAKQASPEAPKQAKQASPEAPKQAKQASPEAPKQVKQAAPEAPKLVAPEAPKQAKQVSLEAPKQSKQAAPEAPKQAAPEAPKQAAPEAPKQAKQAAPEAAKQASPKAPKQAKQASPEAPKQAKQASPEAPKQAKQASPEAPKQSKQASPEAPKQSKQASPEAPKQAKQASPEAPKQVKQAAPEAPKLVAPEAPKQAKQVSLEAPKQSKQAAPEAPKQAAPEAPKQAAPEAPKQAKQAAPEAAKQASPKAPKQAKQASPEAPKQAKQASPEAPKQAKQASPEAPKQSKQASPEAPKQSKQASPEAPKQAKQASPEAPKQSKQAAPEAPKQAKQASPEAPKQSKQAAPEAPKQAKQAAPEAPKQAKQAAPEAPKQAKPTTPEAPKQAAPEAPKQAKQAAPEAPKQAKQAAADAPKTPEASPLAKATAPDSAGQTKQAKPAEALKEAKPTAAEAPKPATESPKPAKPKVDEAPKQTKQTAEVPSKPAPVEPIVPPPAPRKLTFAEAVAKPAPVKPEAEKISTAPSNHVISSKPAETQAKMESVIKDDNGSGTESDSDDSVPELEEQDSAQTQTQQAQLAAAAEIDEEPVSKAKQSRSEKKARKAMSKLGLRQVTGVTRVTIRKSKNILFVITKPDVYKSPASDTYIVFGEAKIEDLSQQAQLAAAEKFKVQGEATAKIQDNTQTPTVQEESEEEEVDETGVEVKDIELVMSQANVSRAKAVRALKNNNNDIVNAIMELTM, encoded by the exons ATGCCTGGCGAAGCAACAGAAACGGTCCCAGTCACCGAGCAGGAGATGCAGCAGCCTCAAGCGGAGACTG CTCCGCCTCCTGCCCCAGCTTCCACCCAGCAACCTCAGGTAGCTTCTGGCCCTGCAAAGGCCAAAGGCAAAGATGCCAAGAGTGGGCAGGGTTCTTCTGCCCCAAAGGCTGTACCTGGCAGAAGAAAACGTTCCTCTATGTCtgcctcttcttcctcacccaCTTCACCCAAATCTACTCCCTCCTCTATTCCCCGGTCACCCGTGGTGTCACCTTTGGCATCACCTTTAGCATCACCTTTGGCTTCTTCGGCCAGTAGCTCCCCTGCCAATCGTTCTGCCCCAAAAGTGGTTAAGGCTGGCAAACAAGGAAAGGCTAAGAAAGGGGAGGCATTTGAGCCTGCTCCTGTCCAGGTAGATCACAAAGTCCCAGACGTAAAGGAAACGTCAGAGGAACCTAACTTGAAGAAATCTATGACTACTGAAGCTATAGCTTTCCCAGTTGAGACGAAATCTCAGCCACCCCCTGCATTTAAAGTCACCCCAAAGCCTGCTGTTGCAGCACCAATTTCATTCTCGGATACTATTGCTTCTAGCCCCCCAAAATCTGGTGATAAGGTTGCTTCTGCAAAACCCGTATTGCTTATGGTTGATGATGAGCTTCCTCCACTTATCCCACCTGAGAAGCTTGGTAAAATGCAGGTCTCGGCACCGCCTGTTGCCAAAGAGAGCGCAAAGCCTGCTATGTCTCCTTCTGAACCTAGACCTAAAGGGGCTACTTCTGCTCCTCCAGAGGTCAGTAAAGCCAAGATGGGTACTGAACCCAAACCATTGCTTGTTGAAGCTCCTAAGGCAACAGCCCCAGTGAAAACTGTAACTCAGGAGGTCATTAAGTCTGCTGGCAACACTGGCCAAGacaaacctgctgctgctgtgaagcCAGCAGATGAAACCAAATTGATCTCTAACACAGGTCCTAAACATATTGAGGACATTAGGGCCTCACCTCCTAAAGTCTCCAAGCCAAATGCTGGTGTAAAGTCAACCCCTCCTGAGGTTACCAAACAAGCACCCGAAAAGGGTGCTGTGGTAGTTAATAAGGCTCAGTCGGTTGACTTAAAGGCAACAGCTGCTGAGGTCCCCAAACAAGCCACACCAATATTTGCTGAGGCACCTAAAGCAGATTCTGAGACTCCTCAACTGGTCAAACCAACCGAGGCACCCAAGAAGGCCAAAGCCACCTCCACCGAGGCACCTAGACCAGCCCTGGAAGTGGCCAAGCAGGCAGCAACCGAGACATCCAAACAGGCTAAGCAGGCAGCCCCCGAGGCACTCATGCAACCGCCTGCTGAGGCACCCAAACAAGCCAAACAGGTGGCTGCTGAGGCCCCTAAGCAGGTGTCCCCCGAGGCACCCAAACATGCTAAGCAGGTGCCCAAACAGGCTAAGCGGGAGAGCCCTGAGGCTACCAAACAAGATAGACAGGAGGCACCCAAACAGGCTAAGCAGGCGGTCCCTGAGGCGCCCAAAATGGTGGCCCCCGAGGCACCCAAACAGGCCAAGCAGGCGTCCCCTGAGGCACCCAAACAGGCCAAGCAGGCGTCCCCTGAGGCGCCCAAACAGGCTAAGCAGGCGTCCCCCGAGGCGCCCAAACAGGCTAAGCAGGCGTCCCCCGAG GCGCCCAAACAGGCTAAGCAGGCGTCCCCCGAGGCGCCCAAACAGGCTAAGCAGGCGTCCCCCGAGGCGCCCAAACAGGTTAAGCAGGCGGCCCCTGAGGCGCCCAAACTGGTGGCCCCCGAGGCGCCCAAACAGGCCAAGCAGGTGTCCCTCGAGGCGCCCAAACAGTCTAAGCAGGCGGCCCCCGAGGCGCCTAAACAGGCGGCCCCCGAGGCGCCTAAGCAGGCGGCCCCCGAGGCGCCCAAACAGGCCAAGCAGGCGGCCCCCGAGGCGGCTAAGCAGGCGTCCCCCAAGGCGCCCAAACAGGCCAAGCAGGCGTCCCCCGAGGCGCCCAAACAGGCCAAGCAGGCGTCCCCCGAGGCGCCCAAACAGGCCAAGCAGGCGTCCCCCGAGGCGCCCAAACAGTCTAAGCAGGCGTCCCCCGAGGCGCCCAAACAGTCTAAGCAGGCGTCCCCCGAGGCGCCCAAACAGGCTAAGCAGGCGTCCCCCGAGGCGCCCAAACAGGTTAAGCAGGCGGCCCCTGAGGCGCCCAAACTGGTGGCCCCCGAGGCGCCCAAACAGGCCAAGCAGGTGTCCCTCGAGGCGCCCAAACAGTCTAAGCAGGCGGCCCCCGAGGCGCCTAAACAGGCGGCCCCCGAGGCGCCTAAGCAGGCGGCCCCCGAGGCGCCCAAACAGGCCAAGCAGGCGGCCCCCGAGGCGGCTAAGCAGGCGTCCCCCAAGGCGCCCAAACAGGCCAAGCAGGCGTCCCCCGAGGCGCCCAAACAGGCCAAGCAGGCGTCCCCCGAGGCGCCCAAACAGGCCAAGCAGGCGTCCCCCGAGGCGCCCAAACAGTCTAAGCAGGCGTCCCCCGAGGCGCCCAAACAGTCTAAGCAGGCGTCCCCCGAGGCGCCCAAACAGGCTAAGCAGGCGTCCCCCGAGGCGCCCAAACAGTCTAAGCAGGCGGCCCCCGAGGCGCCCAAACAGGCTAAGCAGGCGTCCCCCGAGGCGCCCAAACAGTCTAAGCAGGCGGCCCCCGAGGCGCCCAAACAGGCTAAGCAGGCGGCCCCCGAGGCGCCCAAACAGGCTAAGCAGGCGGCCCCCGAG GCGCCCAAACAGGCTAAGCCAACAACCCCCGAGGCGCCTAAGCAGGCGGCCCCCGAGGCGCCCAAACAGGCTAAGCAGGCGGCCCCTGAGGCGCCCAAACAGGCTAAGCAGGCGGCTGCAGATGCCCCTAAAACACCTGAGGCTTCTCCATTGGCCAAAGCAACAGCTCCTGACAGTGCAGGCCAAACAAAGCAGGCCAAACCAGCCGAAGCGCTCAAAGAAGCCAAACCAACTGCTGCTGAAGCACCTAAACCCGCTACTGAGAGTCCTAAACCAGCAAAACCGAAGGTTGATGAGGCACCTAAACAAACCAAGCAAACTGCTGAGGTTCCCTCAAAACCTGCTCCAGTTGAGCCTATTGTTCCGCCCCCAGCCCCACGTAAACTTACTTTTGCCGAGGCAGTTGCAAAACCTGCACCTGTCAAGCCTGAAGCTGAGAAAATCAGCACTGCTCCCTCTAATCATGTCATATCGTCTAAACCTGCTGAAACCCAAGCCAAGATGGAGTCTGTGATCAAGGACGACAATG GATCTGGCACAGAGTCAGACAGTGATGACTCAGTTCCTGAGCTGGAAGAACAGGACTctgcacagacacaaacacaacaagctCAG cttgcagcagctgctgaaataGACGAAGAGCCTGTAAGCAAAGCCAAACAGAGCCGCAGTGAAAAGAAGGCACGAAAG GCAATGTCAAAGCTTGGACTCAGGCAGGTAACAGGGGTCACCAGGGTCACCATTCGCAAATCAAAGAACATCTTGTTCGTCATCACCAAACCAGACGTCTACAAGAGCCCTGCATCAGATACATACATCGTCTTCGGTGAAGCTAAG